The nucleotide sequence tggctcatatccctctaaacctttcctatccatgtgcttgtctaaatgtattttaaatgttgtaattgtattcacctctaccacttccattggtagcttgttccatacacccATCACCcccatgtgaaaatgttgtcctacaggtcccttttaaatccttccccttacaccttaaacaaatgccctctagttttagactccctgaCTTAAGGGAAGAGATCTTTGcttttcactttatctatgctcgtcatgattttataaacctgattTTATAAGCCCACCCTTCCATTAGCCTCCAACAAtctagagaaaatagccccagcctatccagcctctccttataacacaaaccctGTAGTATCggtaacatccctgtaaatctttttcgCAGGGTCTGTACAAAATGGCCAATATGCTGAAATCCTATGTTACACCATGATACTATTTCAAAAgcttttcattctttctctctagtTCAGGGTGCTTTTGCAAGAATTGTATGAATTCAAGTCTTTTTGATTCATGTAATACTCTATTATACTGTGATAATATACAGATTACAttatattcacaaaattatgagctGCATTTGGAATTAAAATTCAAAGTTTCAAATTGTCTTCTTGGTGGATGCCAACAACATGCAGACCTACATTTCCCAAGTTCTGGTCCTAATGTTTTAGCAAGCCTTAACCAATGTCTTTTTATTTAGATGGTACTGTAAATGTGATCCCTCTAATCCAGAATGTCTGAATATCCATAAGCTAGGATGTTTGGGTCCATATCCCACCAATGAGACAGTCTTAGATGAGGTCTCTTGGCTATCTATAACCATGTCCCAGACCTGATCATTAGTGTGTTGATTGTAAAATATCCTATGCTTCTATTTCAAATTGATCAAAGGACTTTGCCTAGCTAATATTTATTGCTTAACCATGACCAAAAAAGCAGATTGTATATTTCTCCATAGCAGTTTGTATGACCTTGGTATTTGCAAAGGAGCTGGAATGTGTGTCTGCAACTTGTTTGcaactctcttcctctctctctccctctctgtttttcatttctcttttgctgtcTCTGTAGTATTCCTGGTTTTGGTAAGTTGGGCTAAAGAAAAGTGTCATTCCAATTGGAGCCAAGTGCACTAATTTCTTTACTGCTGTTAGGATCTTTGGGCTTTGCTTGGTTCCTCTGCATGGCTTGCTCCAGATGATCACAATGTAACTCACCCCCACAGGACCAAATCAGCTTCTGACTTCACCAGTAAGTTTTAGCTTCCCAACAATAAAGCCAAGTGAGGGGCGAACCTGGGGAGAACAAATTTGGGTAGGATATCAGTCAGGTGGAGAGAAAAATAAGCACAAAAGCAAACAGGAATGATTAATTGTATTGACAAATTGAACAAAAATGAATGATTATAATAGATATAACACGAATTAAGGATTTGCCTTTCTGTCTTTTCAAGGAGCTGGACTAAGAGTTGACCAGCCAAGGTTCTTGGAGGTTGATAGCACCGGTAAGGCCACCCTACAGTGTAACCACAGCTGGGATGAAAAGACAGAACTAAAATTAACTATTCTTAAAGAAAGAGATTCACGAGAGGTTTGCATTGGAAGAACAAATTCATCTGTACATTATGTCAACTCTACAGAACTCCTGCATTGCCAGATTAACCGGACATCAGGCAGTATTTATGTCACGTTCTATGGATTCAACTCATCTTTAATTGACAACTTTTTCTGCAAGATCGAGAAATTGTACCCACCACCTTATGAAGGGAAACAAGGGAATGGGACGATTATGTTCATCAGCAGCAAGGAGAATTGCGAGAAATGTGAGAGCAGTTATGGATTTGTATAACTTCTGGGTTAACCTTGTGTACTTAATAATGTGATTGCAGAGGTGAATGGAACTTGTTTCATTTTAGGCAAATTAAACACTCCGAAGACAGGTAcaacagagggttagatagagagtaaagtTCTCTCCATAgtccccaccaaacactcccagaaaGGTGCAGCGCTGGCTtgtagaggcatagagtcatacagcacagaaactgtctttttggtccaaccattccatgccaatcataatcccaaactaaactagttccaccctCCTGTGCttagcccgtatccctccaaacatttcctattcgtgtacttggctaaatgtcttttatatgttgtaactgtagccacatctaccacttcctcgggAAGATCATTTCATATgcaaatcactctctgtgtaaaagaaattgcataccatgtcttgtaaaaatatagagtcatacagcacagaaattgatccttcggtccaaccagtccatgacaaacataatcccaaactaaactagtcccacttgcctactcctggtccatatccatccaaaccttttctattcatgtacttatccaaatgtcttttaaacattgtgattatacccccatccaccacatcctctggaggttcattccaccctctgtgtataaTAACCATAATAAAACTGCAATAAATCTTCAATTaagcctgcaatcccaggagcagttGCAAAATCCACACTGCCTTTTTAactatttctcctctcaccttaaaaatatgctccttaACCTTGAAAAtgccaccctagggaaaagacacctgccattcacctcatgagtttataaatctctataaaatcaattttatagGGACAGCACCATTggacacagagtaaagctttctctgtATTGCCCCATCTGAGAGTCCCATAATTATTTAGATACAGACTAAGGCTTACTCTATACTTTCCCATCGAACACTCTcaggttaggaaaagcactgggttGGAATCAGATTAAAGCTTCCTCTATACTTTCTCTATGTCGGAGcagaatggttagcactgttgcctcacagcactaggggccAAGGTCCAAATctcacctcgggcgactgtctgtgtagagtttgcacctcctcctcctacagtccaaagatgtgcaggttaggtgaattggccatgctaagttgtccatagtgttcagggatgtgtaggttaggtgcattagttaggagaaatgtaaaataatagggtagaggaataggtctgggtgagatacccTTTGAAggggtatagctttaaattgaagcgTGATAGATAGAGGACAAATATCataggtaatttctttactcagagtagtaaaggCATAGAATGCACTgcatgcaacagtagtagactcgccaactttaagggcatttaaacggtcattggatagtcatatggatgaaaatgaaattgtaggttagatgggcttcagattgatttcacaggtcagtgctacattgagggccgaagggcctgtactgtgctgtaatgttataTGTCCtattgaagggttggtgtggacgtttgggccaaatggtctgtttccacactgtagtgattctattatTCTATATACTGTCCCATCCAACAGTCCCAGAACAAGTAAATCACAAgcctagatacagagtaaagctccgtcTATATTGTTCTATCCAACAgtcccaggatagatgcagaATAAAACTCACTCGACACTGTCCCTGTCAAACAGTCCCAGAAAGGTACAGCACTGGGCTAGACACAGATTATAGCTTCTTCTAAACTGTTGCAAAAAGTCCAATATCAGAAGAGACCCCTGTGTACAAATGTAGTATTTTGCCTTACCCACCTACCCCCATTTGCTATCTGATGACCAACGTCCAAATTCATTATTAAGAAATTAATTGCTAAGGAATTAATAAGGCATTGTTCTTACAGTTGCACAGTTTGTGATTTTCATCAGCACCTAACAATCTAAATGGATTGgcaatataaaattatgaaaccACAATTCTTAGTAGCATGAGCCATCATTAATTAAATTAATTCATTCATAATTAAGTACTTAGTTGGCTTGTTTTGTAAAGTCCAGAAATTGTGAAAGGCATGATAGCAACAGAAACGTTTCTTTATTTTGTCACTGGTTTAGATAATGATTGAGATGTACCTCAACTTGCTTTGCCCATATTCGTAAATAACATTTTGCAATAATATGAAAACCTCCAGCTTTAGAATTTAGTGGTCCCAGCCATTGGGGTTAGGGTGACATGAATTTTCTACAACATTTATGTGATACAttacttcctgatttccctcctgaaTGGTCTAGCACTAATTTCAAAACCTTTCTTTTCCTGGAGAGGAATTGGCTTTCCCATGTCTCTTCTATACAATACAATC is from Hemiscyllium ocellatum isolate sHemOce1 chromosome 7, sHemOce1.pat.X.cur, whole genome shotgun sequence and encodes:
- the LOC132817598 gene encoding cytotoxic T-lymphocyte protein 4-like gives rise to the protein MACPRNLLVVFLWIYTAQRLDGAGLRVDQPRFLEVDSTGKATLQCNHSWDEKTELKLTILKERDSREVCIGRTNSSVHYVNSTELLHCQINRTSGSIYVTFYGFNSSLIDNFFCKIEKLYPPPYEGKQGNGTIMFISSKENCEKCFQFVMLLIMGILSFLTLSSMIYSIVLTSKICRVKKVGKKEEENSVYEQMAPSNGGEHSRRNTESATTLSRKY